In the genome of Drosophila pseudoobscura strain MV-25-SWS-2005 chromosome 3, UCI_Dpse_MV25, whole genome shotgun sequence, one region contains:
- the ADD1 gene encoding uncharacterized protein ADD1 isoform X2, protein MSSTSNSEVLLVPATTPLPSPLAKLDVDFSGSNYEMHSSLSDEERRYYLKAYPTVDVINQRKVHCTVCKLHMGTAPGSEGTIKMHPILRVTHCVKCHDFYNSGEFSKGEDGSELYCRWCGQGGEVYCCSTCPYVFCKSCIVKNLSRDIIMDIEQNENWNCFNCTPKILWPLRAQHWALVNYIQTQKRGLQSLQLPEVEARRQMMKDNSTCCRLAKAKANSLSDSAESLESIASKRSHTSSVSSAKKGPAPKQQGPPTKRPKTSNDEVVCTPDLLSMLEPDCQISMSPKASTRLPAPPANITTTTPRIVTVQQNYTGPSPSPSNNGTSSPRTSLPPPLVLSGSGVRYRQNSPTSVVRRTVVPNSVRSTGPVFHTINGFRVDLNSAAQQDSYRLPNGRLIQVKRQMPPGSQPATALTPPTPMSVGPMGQVLIRPRSLATAPTNIRQVPSTNPSPASTPSAMASNMGSNMGIYNPQINQQQRSPQVVRLGNVSQTSASASASGGSLPAQSNANGGAGTMISTVQPNKGHALMRHVFPNSAIGQARAQLQEQIFNAMDICTHLTGKVVSLTHSNAYNQARSYMDLKELYIHMSYLMTYAIGRFKHLQEKCLVDMREMGFKNDANSLENGQLAADKQASDDEDNEIEIVEPKTDTITIDSDNEDDGCSDSNSKKIIKITSVASQAPKTEALKNQVAELPPSEADMAAFSSTILASLLEVDITEGTAEPKSVSPGHKKQPRKKTTNKPNPALLQLERQRMEEIKHTDAKLKMKVRVVLRRAEEEFEVARKWAKNRDKQNKIGSKAHQTKTDAQKTPADGPNEIPIQEEKEPQLCSTGQSSPNKQEADKETEKAENDKSEVPREKIADDDHQKLGVAGDKQQKEAQAEPETEAQTEPEAGAAAVDQVDEKEFLSINPVVREDLEILEPEAEVLKEKGSDKEKSKFNEAMDTSTESFAAKPLERMDIDIPSEKTDAVDEAKDVDGMGLKDLCNPSPIVSTAEADRNLEIVAPETDTETSVMTPREPIPKENQIGEVCKSPRESEPLTENGTTPSKSTVTLTVDNAEACLAGLHENVDSKVTTSEESTSDATTTRQLLG, encoded by the exons ATGAGCAGCACTTCAAACAGCgaggtgctgctggtgccggCCACGACGCCCTTGCCATCCCCACTGGCCAAACTCGATGTCGACTTCTCAG GTTCGAACTATGAGATGCACTCGAGCCTTTCTGACGAGGAGCGTCGCTACTATCTTAAAGCGTACCCAACCGTCGATGTGATCAACCAGCGAAAAGTCCACTGCACTGTATGCAAACTGCACATGGGAACGGCTCCTGGCTCGGAGGGCACCATCAAGATGCACCCCATTCTGCGCGTGACGCACTGCGTCAAGTGCCACGATTTTTACAACAGCGGAGAGTTCTCCAAGGGCGAGGATGGCTCGGAGCTCTACTGCCGCTGGTGTGGCCAGGGCGGCGAGGTCTATTGCTGCTCCACATGTCCGTATGTTTTCTGCAAGTCTTGCATAGTCAAGAATCTGTCGCGCGACATCATTATGGACATTGAACAGAACGAGAACTGGAACTGCTTCAACTGCACACCCAAGATCCTATGGCCTCTGCGCGCCCAGCACTGGGCTCTAGTCAACTACATCCAAACACAAAAGCG CGGCCTGCAGAGTCTGCAACTGCCCGAAGTGGAGGCGCGCCGCCAGATGATGAAGGACAACAGTACGTGCTGCCGTCTTGCCAAGGCGAAGGCAAACAGCCTTTCCGATTCCGCGGAGAGCCTTGAATCAATTGCTTCGAAGCGAAGCCACACCAGTTCCGTGAGCTCTGCTAAAAAGGGCCCGGCGCCAAAGCAGCAAGGTCCACCTACTAAGCGACCCAAGACGTCAAACGACGAAGTCGTCTGCACTCCCGATTTGCTGAGCATGCTGGAGCCCGACTGTCAGATCTCAATGAGCCCAAAGGCGTCAACTCGTCTCCCGGCCCCACCGGCTAATATAACAACCACCACGCCACGGATTGTTACCGTACAGCAAAACTATACaggacccagtcccagtcccagcaaCAATGGTACATCTTCTCCTCGGACCAGCCTGCCGCCCCCGCTGGTGCTGAGTGGCTCGGGCGTTCGGTACCGCCAAAATTCACCAACCAGTGTTGTGCGTCGAACCGTGGTTCCCAATAGCGTTCGGAGCACTGGGCCCGTCTTCCACACCATTAACGGATTCCGCGTCGATCTGAATAGCGCCGCCCAGCAGGACTCGTACCGCCTGCCCAATGGACGGCTCATCCAGGTCAAGCGCCAGATGCCACCCGGCAGTCAGCCTGCAACCGCTTTGACGCCCCCCACTCCGATGTCTGTGGGTCCGATGGGTCAGGTCCTAATTCGACCGCGTTCTCTTGCAACCGCTCCGACGAACATTCGCCAAGTGCCCAGTACAAACCCTAGCCCAGCCAGCACACCGTCAGCCATGGCATCTAACATGGGCAGCAATATGGGAATCTACAATCCGCAGATCAACCAACAGCAGCGATCTCCGCAAGTTGTGCGCCTTGGAAATGTTAGTCAGACAAGTGcaagtgccagtgccagtggcggGTCTTTACCGGCACAGTCGAACGCTAATGGCGGAGCAGGGACAATGATATCTACGGTGCAACCGAACAAGGGCCATGCCTTGATGCGCCATGTGTTCCCCAATAGCGCCATTGGACAGGCGCGTGCTCAGCTGCAGGAGCAGATATTCAATGCCATGGACATATGCACTCATCTTACTGGGAAAGTGGTCTCTCTGACCCATTCGAATGCCTATAATCAGGCGCGCAGCTATATGGATCTAAAGGAGCTGTACATTCATATGTCCTATTTGATGACCTATGCCATCGGGCGCTTCAAACATCTGCAGGAGAAGTGCCTGGTCGATATGCGCGAAATGGGCTTCAAGAACGATGCCAACAGCCTGGAGAACGGCCAATTGGCTGCCG ATAAACAAGCCAGCGATGACGAGGATAACGAGATCGAGATTGTGGAGCCCAAGACGGATACCATTACCATTGATTCGGACAACGAAGACGACGGGTGCTCGGACTCGAACAGCAAGAAGATCATAAAGATAACTTCTGTTGCGTCTCAGGCTCCGAAAACGGAAGCACTGAAGAATCAAGTCGCGGAATTGCCGCCGAGTGAGGCCGATATGGCTGCCTTTAGTTCAACCATCTTGGCCAGTCTTCTCGAAGTGGACATCACCGAGGGCACTGCCGAGCCCAAGTCCGTTTCACCAGGACACAAAAAGCAGCCTCGCAAAAAGACAACGAACAAGCCGAATCCAGCATTGCTTCAATTAGAGCGCCAGCGCATGGAGGAGATCAAGCACACCGATGCCAAGTTGAAAATGAAAGTCAGGGTCGTGTTGCGACGAGCCGAGGAAGAGTTTGAGGTGGCGCGTAAATGGGCTAAGAACCGCGATAAGCAGAATAAGATTGGGAGTAAAGCTCATCAGACAAAGACCGATGCTCAAAAAACGCCAGCCGACGGACCCAATGAGATTCCTATccaagaagaaaaagaacCGCAACTCTGCAGCACAGGGCAGTCCAGCCCGAATAAACAAGAAGCAGACAAAGAAACGGAAAAGGCGGAGAATGACAAATCAGAGGTCCCGAGGGAAAAGATTGCAGATGATGATCACCAAAAGTTAGGAGTAGCAGGAGATAAGCAGCAAAAGGAAGCTCAAGCCGAGCCTGAAACGGAAGCTCAAACCGAGCCTgaagctggagcagcagctgttgaTCAGGTGGACGAAAAGGAATTCTTAAGTATAAACCCAGTTGTACGTGAAGACTTGGAAATCCTAGAGCCCGAAGCCGAAGTTCTGAAGGAGAAAGGTTCGGATAAAGAAAAATCTAAGTTTAATGAAGCAATGGACACTTCCACTGAAAGCTTCGCTGCTAAGCCGTTGGAAAGAATGGACATAGACATCCCCAGTGAAAAAACTGATGCAGTAGATGAAGCAAAAGATGTGGATGGTATGGGACTAAAAGACCTTTGCAATCCCAGTCCCATAGTATCTACAGCGGAAGCGGATAGAAATCTTGAAATTGTAGCTCCCGAAACTGACACAGAAACTTCGGTGATGACACCGCGTGAACCCAtcccaaaagaaaatcaaatcgGGGAGGTCTGCAAGTCGCCACGTGAATCTGAACCACTGACTGAGAACGGAACGACTCCTTCTAAATCCACTGTTACATTGACGGTTGACAACGCCGAAGCATGTTTGGCAGGCTTACACGAAAATGTCGATTCGAAAGTCACGACTTCGGAGGAGTCTACTTCAGATGCGACTACCACCCGGCAACTCCTCGGCTAG
- the ADD1 gene encoding uncharacterized protein ADD1 isoform X1, with translation MSSTSNSEVLLVPATTPLPSPLAKLDVDFSGSNYEMHSSLSDEERRYYLKAYPTVDVINQRKVHCTVCKLHMGTAPGSEGTIKMHPILRVTHCVKCHDFYNSGEFSKGEDGSELYCRWCGQGGEVYCCSTCPYVFCKSCIVKNLSRDIIMDIEQNENWNCFNCTPKILWPLRAQHWALVNYIQTQKRGLQSLQLPEVEARRQMMKDNSTCCRLAKAKANSLSDSAESLESIASKRSHTSSVSSAKKGPAPKQQGPPTKRPKTSNDEVVCTPDLLSMLEPDCQISMSPKASTRLPAPPANITTTTPRIVTVQQNYTGPSPSPSNNGTSSPRTSLPPPLVLSGSGVRYRQNSPTSVVRRTVVPNSVRSTGPVFHTINGFRVDLNSAAQQDSYRLPNGRLIQVKRQMPPGSQPATALTPPTPMSVGPMGQVLIRPRSLATAPTNIRQVPSTNPSPASTPSAMASNMGSNMGIYNPQINQQQRSPQVVRLGNVSQTSASASASGGSLPAQSNANGGAGTMISTVQPNKGHALMRHVFPNSAIGQARAQLQEQIFNAMDICTHLTGKVVSLTHSNAYNQARSYMDLKELYIHMSYLMTYAIGRFKHLQEKCLVDMREMGFKNDANSLENGQLAAAVDYVCFGQIDDVDLFNTGCNSFHNQVYEYRKSLHANLKEGEDCEPLPPLMPLGVRAEGDPIDDEDPEKENENASAFESVPKKDNDNDGADADSYEFDDEPDDLDDDLDDDNDDLDSEDLAELGTEESMNRNEQAHAYDRKLTRLLREYPSIWCTHHPDYGKMEVTRKQWRVIASHFPRGDDIKLRWKNVRKRYVRIERRNRQGKRFKGYFDKATNYLANRDLPRSQWLEVDCGEDDGDGFERKQLDVIENTMDKDHGTRQTKQADVRKPVRARQVPVRDIDMRIINFAKSHPVLWRKSADPEFNSIDEQTRKSLWLNFCKSATNYPCDYLVGRWQQMYEMFKTFRLRTIKDERLHANLQLKYSKYLASLFFLYKIDEQDLRDEFEPQQDCVQNGNKSDSKLKDMADDNQFAQQLVLAMRAYPTLWNPRHADYNDVTARERLWPEVARRLPRFKRDAQTCKQRWQMAKFAYECYCRELNRQPHPNEKTLQKLRLNFPLEEMRFLNI, from the exons ATGAGCAGCACTTCAAACAGCgaggtgctgctggtgccggCCACGACGCCCTTGCCATCCCCACTGGCCAAACTCGATGTCGACTTCTCAG GTTCGAACTATGAGATGCACTCGAGCCTTTCTGACGAGGAGCGTCGCTACTATCTTAAAGCGTACCCAACCGTCGATGTGATCAACCAGCGAAAAGTCCACTGCACTGTATGCAAACTGCACATGGGAACGGCTCCTGGCTCGGAGGGCACCATCAAGATGCACCCCATTCTGCGCGTGACGCACTGCGTCAAGTGCCACGATTTTTACAACAGCGGAGAGTTCTCCAAGGGCGAGGATGGCTCGGAGCTCTACTGCCGCTGGTGTGGCCAGGGCGGCGAGGTCTATTGCTGCTCCACATGTCCGTATGTTTTCTGCAAGTCTTGCATAGTCAAGAATCTGTCGCGCGACATCATTATGGACATTGAACAGAACGAGAACTGGAACTGCTTCAACTGCACACCCAAGATCCTATGGCCTCTGCGCGCCCAGCACTGGGCTCTAGTCAACTACATCCAAACACAAAAGCG CGGCCTGCAGAGTCTGCAACTGCCCGAAGTGGAGGCGCGCCGCCAGATGATGAAGGACAACAGTACGTGCTGCCGTCTTGCCAAGGCGAAGGCAAACAGCCTTTCCGATTCCGCGGAGAGCCTTGAATCAATTGCTTCGAAGCGAAGCCACACCAGTTCCGTGAGCTCTGCTAAAAAGGGCCCGGCGCCAAAGCAGCAAGGTCCACCTACTAAGCGACCCAAGACGTCAAACGACGAAGTCGTCTGCACTCCCGATTTGCTGAGCATGCTGGAGCCCGACTGTCAGATCTCAATGAGCCCAAAGGCGTCAACTCGTCTCCCGGCCCCACCGGCTAATATAACAACCACCACGCCACGGATTGTTACCGTACAGCAAAACTATACaggacccagtcccagtcccagcaaCAATGGTACATCTTCTCCTCGGACCAGCCTGCCGCCCCCGCTGGTGCTGAGTGGCTCGGGCGTTCGGTACCGCCAAAATTCACCAACCAGTGTTGTGCGTCGAACCGTGGTTCCCAATAGCGTTCGGAGCACTGGGCCCGTCTTCCACACCATTAACGGATTCCGCGTCGATCTGAATAGCGCCGCCCAGCAGGACTCGTACCGCCTGCCCAATGGACGGCTCATCCAGGTCAAGCGCCAGATGCCACCCGGCAGTCAGCCTGCAACCGCTTTGACGCCCCCCACTCCGATGTCTGTGGGTCCGATGGGTCAGGTCCTAATTCGACCGCGTTCTCTTGCAACCGCTCCGACGAACATTCGCCAAGTGCCCAGTACAAACCCTAGCCCAGCCAGCACACCGTCAGCCATGGCATCTAACATGGGCAGCAATATGGGAATCTACAATCCGCAGATCAACCAACAGCAGCGATCTCCGCAAGTTGTGCGCCTTGGAAATGTTAGTCAGACAAGTGcaagtgccagtgccagtggcggGTCTTTACCGGCACAGTCGAACGCTAATGGCGGAGCAGGGACAATGATATCTACGGTGCAACCGAACAAGGGCCATGCCTTGATGCGCCATGTGTTCCCCAATAGCGCCATTGGACAGGCGCGTGCTCAGCTGCAGGAGCAGATATTCAATGCCATGGACATATGCACTCATCTTACTGGGAAAGTGGTCTCTCTGACCCATTCGAATGCCTATAATCAGGCGCGCAGCTATATGGATCTAAAGGAGCTGTACATTCATATGTCCTATTTGATGACCTATGCCATCGGGCGCTTCAAACATCTGCAGGAGAAGTGCCTGGTCGATATGCGCGAAATGGGCTTCAAGAACGATGCCAACAGCCTGGAGAACGGCCAATTGGCTGCCG CCGTCGACTATGTCTGCTTTGGCCAAATCGACGATGTGGATCTCTTCAACACAGGTTGCAACAGCTTCCACAACCAAGTGTATGAATACCGCAAGAGTCTACATGCGAATCTCAAGGAGGGAGAAGACTGCGAGCCATTGCCGCCTCTAATGCCGCTGGGAGTACGAGCCGAGGGCGATCCCATTGACGACGAAGACCCAGAAAAGGAGAACGAGAATGCAAGTGCATTCGAGTCGGTGCCCAAAAAAGATAATGACAACGATGGGGCCGATGCCGATAGCTACGAGTTTGATGATGAGCCTGACGACTTGGATGATGATTTGGACGATGACAATGATGACCTGGACAGCGAGGACCTCGCCGAACTGGGCACTGAGGAGAGCATGAACCGCAACGAACAGGCTCATGCCTACGATCGCAAGCTGACAAGACTGCTGCGCGAGTATCCGTCGATCTGGTGCACTCATCACCCGGACTACGGAAAAATGGAGGTCACACGCAAGCAGTGGCGCGTCATAGCCAGCCACTTTCCGCGCGGCGACGACATTAAGCTTCGCTGGAAGAACGTGCGCAAACGCTATGTGCGCATCGAGCGCCGCAACCGTCAGGGGAAGCGCTTCAAAGGCTACTTTGACAAGGCCACCAACTATCTGGCCAACAGGGACCTGCCACGAAGCCAGTGGCTGGAGGTGGACTGTGGCGAAGACGATGGGGATGGCTTTGAGCGCAAGCAACTGGACGTCATTGAAAACACTATGGACAAGGATCACGGAACAAGGCAGACGAAGCAGGCGGATGTGCGGAAGCCGGTGAGGGCGAGACAAGTGCCCGTGCGGGATATTGACATGCGTATCATTAACTTTGCCAAGAGCCATCCCGTACTGTGGCGCAAGTCGGCTGATCCCGAGTTCAATAGCATTGACGAGCAGACGCGGAAGTCGCTGTGGCTAAATTTTTGTAAATCGGCAACCA ACTATCCATGCGATTACCTGGTAGGGCGCTGGCAGCAGATGTACGAAATGTTCAAGACCTTCCGCCTCAGGACCATCAAGGACGAAAGATTGCATGCCAACCTACAGCTAAAGTATTCAAAATATTTGGCCAGCTTGTTCTTTCTCTATAAAATTGATGAGCAGGACTTGCGCGATGAGTTTGAGCCGCAGCAGGATTGTGTACAGAATGGGAATAAGTCCGACAGCAAACTAAAGGACATGGCCGACGACAATCAGTTTGCTCAGCAACTGGTGCTGGCCATGCGCGCCTACCCCACTCTGTGGAATCCACGTCACGCGGACTACAATGATGTGACTGCACGGGAGCGCCTCTGGCCAGAGGTGGCCCGGCGCCTTCCACGCTTCAAGCGAGATGCTCAGACGTGCAAGCAGCGCTGGCAAATGGCCAAATTTGCCTATGAATGCTACTGCCGCGAACTGAATCGACAGCCGCATCCCAATGAAAAGACTCTTCAAAAACTGCGCTTAAACTTCCCTCTAGAGGAGATGCGTTTCCTCAACATTTAA